One genomic segment of bacterium includes these proteins:
- a CDS encoding TonB-dependent receptor, translated as MKTKYFLLLFILINGLSFGQTFTLKGKISNSENGLPIQGATVFISYSSFAYSNTDGFYSFSGLNAGKYQIKISSLGYKSISTELEINSDVIKNFNLIHSAIELDEVVVSTNRTENYLRNSPFAESLVGKEEIQMRSTMSLPDILQNEPGVSLLRDGIWGTEVSIRGLNRENVITLIDGNRIATSTDVAARLSMVDLNDVERVEVIKGASSSIYGSGATGGIVNIITKSPQLYERLSFSGNVIGEYNSVNDLSVFGGSVYGGSSFWSTKLSGSYRKANNTQTPEGELSNSQFEDYSFSGALNIFPIDNHKLKIDYQLFRADDVGIPGASVFPDNAEVRYPFEKRELISAGYEIQNISKVFYKLSAKYSYQLINRDVENIPNIVQNIPPSGGNPARRVSVLKITPSADHKNNNATLQGNFWLFDSHNLAAGFDYWDRSYKGERERYQLIEVLDSAGNVVSTTNVITGEKPVPNSKYKSLGIFAQDEFKLFDDRLSTTVGLRYDFINITAEKTLNPVYTITNGVLNTTPPNQKVIWDSTNNNNSSYSVNIGFIYSILPSIDLTLGLGASFRSPSLEERFQYIDQGSVVRVGNPELNPEKGQSIDFGVRHYSDNLKIISSFFYSYFNDLVVEVPGTFEGRNALIKTNIGEARIYGFDFSADYNFWRDYIFYTTASYVNGDDITADGNLPEIPPLNGRVGLKLSFLEYLQADVSSTIFAEQNEVAEGELTTPGYAVFNFLLNSTSIKFSIISFRIYSGVENIFDKAYRNHLSTTRGSITIEPGRNIFVKLAVEF; from the coding sequence ATGAAAACAAAATATTTTCTTCTGCTGTTTATTTTAATTAACGGATTATCCTTTGGACAAACCTTCACATTAAAGGGAAAAATCTCTAACTCTGAGAACGGATTACCAATACAGGGGGCCACAGTTTTCATTTCTTACAGCAGCTTTGCTTACTCAAACACTGATGGCTTTTATTCTTTCTCCGGTTTGAATGCCGGAAAATATCAGATAAAAATTTCCAGTCTTGGATATAAAAGCATCTCAACAGAATTAGAAATCAATTCTGATGTTATAAAGAATTTTAATTTGATTCACTCTGCCATCGAGCTCGATGAGGTTGTTGTTAGCACAAACCGTACGGAAAATTATCTTCGCAACTCCCCTTTTGCAGAATCACTGGTTGGAAAAGAAGAAATTCAAATGAGATCAACAATGTCATTGCCGGATATTTTGCAAAATGAACCTGGCGTATCACTGCTTCGTGACGGTATTTGGGGAACCGAAGTGAGCATAAGAGGATTGAACAGGGAAAATGTAATTACTTTGATCGATGGAAACAGAATAGCAACTTCAACAGATGTTGCTGCAAGATTATCAATGGTTGATCTTAATGATGTTGAAAGAGTTGAAGTTATTAAAGGTGCGTCATCATCAATTTATGGATCTGGTGCAACCGGAGGAATTGTAAACATTATTACAAAATCACCTCAGCTTTACGAGAGATTATCTTTTTCAGGAAATGTAATTGGTGAATATAATTCTGTGAATGATCTGTCCGTGTTCGGAGGCTCGGTCTATGGTGGAAGTTCATTCTGGTCGACAAAACTTTCCGGTTCATACAGAAAAGCAAACAACACACAAACACCTGAGGGCGAATTGAGCAACAGCCAGTTTGAAGATTACAGTTTTTCTGGTGCGCTTAATATTTTCCCAATTGATAATCATAAACTAAAAATTGATTACCAGTTATTCAGAGCCGATGATGTTGGAATTCCCGGTGCTTCTGTATTTCCTGATAATGCAGAAGTCCGTTATCCATTTGAAAAGCGTGAATTGATTTCTGCAGGATATGAAATTCAGAATATCAGCAAAGTGTTTTACAAGCTTTCAGCAAAATATTCTTATCAGCTTATTAACCGGGATGTTGAAAACATTCCGAACATAGTTCAAAATATCCCCCCTTCTGGTGGAAATCCTGCAAGAAGAGTAAGCGTGTTGAAAATTACTCCCAGTGCAGATCACAAAAACAACAACGCAACTTTACAAGGAAATTTCTGGTTATTCGATAGCCACAATCTTGCAGCAGGATTTGATTACTGGGACAGGAGCTACAAAGGTGAGCGCGAGCGTTATCAGTTGATTGAAGTTTTAGATTCAGCAGGAAATGTTGTCAGTACAACTAATGTCATCACCGGCGAAAAACCAGTTCCTAATTCAAAATATAAAAGCCTTGGAATTTTTGCACAGGATGAATTCAAATTGTTTGATGACAGATTATCAACTACAGTCGGATTGCGGTATGATTTTATCAACATCACTGCTGAGAAAACTTTAAACCCAGTGTACACAATTACAAACGGAGTATTGAATACAACTCCACCAAATCAAAAAGTAATCTGGGACAGCACTAATAACAATAATTCTTCTTACAGTGTAAACATCGGATTTATTTATTCTATTTTGCCTTCGATAGATTTAACGCTTGGACTTGGAGCTTCATTCCGTTCGCCATCGCTTGAAGAAAGATTCCAGTATATCGATCAGGGAAGTGTTGTGCGCGTCGGTAATCCCGAGTTAAATCCGGAGAAGGGCCAATCAATTGATTTTGGTGTTCGGCATTATTCAGATAACCTAAAAATAATTTCAAGCTTTTTCTATTCTTACTTTAATGATCTTGTTGTAGAAGTTCCCGGTACTTTTGAAGGACGAAATGCATTAATCAAAACAAATATTGGTGAAGCAAGAATTTATGGATTTGATTTTAGTGCAGACTATAATTTCTGGCGTGATTACATTTTCTACACAACTGCTTCTTATGTTAATGGAGATGATATTACAGCAGACGGAAATCTTCCTGAAATTCCACCACTGAATGGAAGAGTGGGACTTAAGCTAAGTTTTCTTGAGTACTTGCAGGCTGATGTTTCTTCAACCATTTTTGCTGAACAGAATGAAGTTGCCGAAGGTGAATTAACTACTCCGGGTTATGCTGTGTTCAATTTTTTACTGAATTCAACTTCGATAAAGTTTTCTATAATCAGTTTCAGAATTTATTCGGGAGTAGAAAATATTTTTGATAAAGCTTACAGGAATCATCTGTCAACAACAAGAGGAAGTATCACCATCGAGCCGGGCAGGAATATATTCGTTAAATTAGCTGTGGAGTTTTAA
- a CDS encoding arsenic efflux protein — protein sequence MDILVLILQESIKITFFVLLMMVAVDFINVKTKGKLESILQTGNRWRQYIVSSLLGSAPGCLGSFAGVSLYIHGMISFGALTGLMLATSGDESFVMLAMIPDTAIILFAILFVIGIAAGYLTDVIIKKYKIQTCTDCDFKQYHPDQEGYKHYFKDHIWIHIIKGHLIRIFLWTFGALLIVEYAMTFIDLESITSDYTFLLLILGALIGLIPESGPHFIFVMLFAKGLIPFSVLFTSSVVQDGHGMLPMLSYSIKDSILIKVFNLAFGLIMGVIIYLLGF from the coding sequence ATGGATATTCTTGTCTTAATATTACAGGAATCTATTAAAATTACGTTTTTCGTATTGCTGATGATGGTTGCAGTAGATTTTATAAATGTTAAAACAAAAGGAAAACTTGAATCAATCCTTCAGACAGGAAACAGGTGGAGGCAATATATTGTGTCATCACTGCTCGGTTCAGCGCCCGGTTGTCTTGGTTCATTTGCAGGAGTTTCACTTTATATCCACGGAATGATCAGCTTCGGTGCTCTGACAGGATTAATGCTTGCAACATCAGGTGATGAATCATTTGTCATGCTTGCGATGATTCCGGATACAGCAATCATTCTTTTTGCAATTCTTTTTGTGATTGGAATTGCTGCTGGTTATTTGACAGATGTTATAATCAAAAAATATAAAATCCAAACCTGCACTGACTGTGATTTCAAACAGTACCATCCAGATCAGGAAGGATACAAGCATTATTTCAAAGATCATATCTGGATCCACATTATTAAAGGGCATCTTATCAGAATCTTCCTGTGGACATTCGGTGCTCTGCTTATAGTTGAGTATGCAATGACTTTTATTGATCTTGAAAGCATCACTTCTGATTATACTTTTCTTCTTTTAATACTTGGAGCGTTGATCGGATTAATTCCCGAATCAGGACCACACTTTATTTTTGTGATGCTTTTTGCAAAAGGACTGATTCCTTTTTCTGTTTTATTTACAAGCTCTGTTGTGCAGGATGGACACGGTATGCTGCCGATGCTTTCTTATTCAATAAAGGATTCCATTTTGATTAAAGTTTTTAATCTTGCATTCGGACTTATTATGGGAGTAATAATTTATTTATTGGGGTTTTAA
- a CDS encoding arginine decarboxylase, pyruvoyl-dependent gives MYIPSKIFLTKGVGRHKDYLSSFELALRSAGIEICNLVAVSSIFPPSCKRISKEEGLKELKPGQITFAVMARNSTNEPNRLIAASIGGAIPADNTQYGYLSEYHPYGVTEKNAGDYAEDLAAQMLATTLDVEFNPESDWNEREQVFKMSGKIVKTFNITQSAEGDKTSLWTTVIAAAVLLP, from the coding sequence TTGTACATACCATCAAAAATTTTTTTGACAAAAGGAGTAGGAAGACATAAAGATTACCTGAGCTCTTTTGAACTTGCCCTCAGAAGTGCAGGAATTGAAATATGTAATCTTGTCGCTGTAAGCAGCATATTCCCGCCATCCTGCAAACGAATCAGCAAAGAAGAAGGTTTGAAGGAATTAAAACCCGGACAAATTACATTTGCAGTGATGGCAAGAAACTCAACCAACGAACCGAACAGATTAATTGCTGCATCGATTGGAGGAGCAATTCCTGCAGACAACACTCAGTACGGGTATCTTTCAGAGTATCATCCTTATGGGGTAACAGAAAAGAATGCGGGAGATTATGCTGAAGACCTTGCTGCTCAGATGCTTGCAACAACTTTGGATGTTGAGTTCAATCCTGAATCGGATTGGAATGAGCGGGAACAGGTTTTTAAAATGTCCGGCAAGATTGTTAAAACGTTCAACATCACTCAATCTGCTGAAGGTGATAAAACAAGTTTGTGGACAACCGTTATTGCAGCAGCTGTTTTACTACCATGA
- a CDS encoding DNA starvation/stationary phase protection protein has protein sequence MKSNKLVELLNKNLANLQVLYVKLHNYHWNVKGMNFKPVHEMTEKYYDYFAEQYDEVAERIVQLGGKPCATLQDYLKIASIKEEIKKTFEAKYVLRSLLSDFEQLNKDFKEISKAAGEAGDVPTANIADDNVVWLEKQIWMIKASIG, from the coding sequence ATGAAATCAAACAAGCTCGTTGAATTATTGAACAAGAACCTCGCAAATCTTCAGGTGCTGTATGTAAAGCTTCACAATTACCACTGGAACGTGAAAGGAATGAATTTTAAACCGGTTCACGAAATGACCGAAAAATATTACGATTACTTTGCTGAACAGTATGATGAAGTTGCTGAAAGGATTGTGCAGCTTGGTGGAAAACCTTGCGCCACATTACAGGATTATCTGAAGATTGCTTCCATAAAAGAAGAAATCAAAAAAACATTTGAAGCTAAATATGTTTTAAGGTCTTTGCTTTCAGACTTTGAACAACTGAATAAAGATTTTAAGGAAATATCGAAAGCTGCCGGTGAAGCAGGTGATGTTCCGACAGCAAACATAGCAGATGATAACGTGGTGTGGCTGGAGAAACAAATCTGGATGATCAAAGCAAGTATTGGTTAA
- a CDS encoding radical SAM protein — translation MITFGPIPSRRLGRSLGVNNIPPKICSYSCVYCQVGLTDSLSIQRKEFYSLEEIVAEVSERVSQLINSRKKIDYISFVPDGEPTLDINLGKEIQLLKPLGINIAVITNSSLLWDKDVREDLLLADWVSVKIDTVDEKIWHKINRPYGKLDLLKILNGIKNFRHSFRGTFVTETMLVNGINDDKESLANTSKFIKEINPDKAYILVPTRPPAEGFVKTPSEENLNMAYQIFNTEIKNVELLTGSGETDFTYSSDVQKELASILAVHPMSLEAVDTFLHKANESWGLIESLIHQNILKEVEYSGNKFLVKNIKNKIDV, via the coding sequence ATGATAACTTTTGGGCCAATACCGTCACGAAGATTAGGAAGAAGTCTGGGTGTAAACAATATTCCACCGAAGATTTGCAGTTATTCATGCGTTTACTGCCAGGTTGGACTTACTGATTCATTGTCAATTCAAAGAAAAGAATTTTATTCGCTCGAAGAAATAGTTGCGGAAGTTTCAGAAAGAGTAAGTCAACTAATAAACTCAAGAAAAAAAATTGATTACATAAGTTTTGTCCCGGATGGTGAACCTACTCTCGATATAAATCTTGGCAAAGAAATTCAATTGCTAAAACCGCTGGGAATTAATATTGCCGTTATAACAAATTCATCACTGCTCTGGGATAAAGACGTGAGAGAGGATTTACTTCTGGCTGATTGGGTATCAGTAAAGATTGATACGGTTGATGAAAAGATCTGGCACAAAATAAACCGGCCTTATGGCAAACTGGATCTGCTTAAAATATTAAACGGAATTAAAAATTTCAGACATTCTTTCAGAGGAACTTTTGTAACAGAAACAATGCTGGTAAATGGAATTAACGATGACAAAGAGTCTTTAGCCAATACTAGCAAGTTCATCAAAGAAATTAATCCTGATAAAGCATATATACTTGTTCCCACTCGTCCTCCTGCCGAAGGATTTGTAAAAACTCCATCGGAAGAAAATCTGAATATGGCATATCAAATATTCAACACAGAAATAAAAAACGTTGAACTTTTAACCGGCAGCGGAGAAACAGACTTTACTTATTCTTCAGATGTCCAGAAAGAACTGGCAAGCATTCTTGCGGTTCATCCGATGAGCCTGGAAGCCGTTGATACTTTTTTACACAAAGCAAACGAAAGCTGGGGTTTAATCGAATCTTTGATTCATCAAAATATTTTGAAAGAAGTAGAGTATTCCGGAAATAAATTCTTAGTGAAAAATATTAAAAATAAAATTGATGTTTAA
- a CDS encoding CGGC domain-containing protein, whose product MENSVKLGIIICDRYKSCAGGKCFRAIKERAGAFDIYDDKEIEVVGYTSCGGCPGGNIEYAPEEMKRNGAEVIHFATGMVVGYPPCPRINYFKKFIETKFGLKIIVGIHPIPEKYLITHSALNTWDTPEWQE is encoded by the coding sequence ATGGAAAATTCAGTTAAGCTAGGAATCATAATCTGCGACAGATACAAAAGCTGTGCGGGCGGAAAATGCTTCAGAGCAATTAAGGAAAGAGCCGGTGCATTTGATATTTATGATGACAAAGAAATTGAAGTTGTTGGATATACAAGCTGCGGTGGTTGTCCCGGAGGAAACATTGAATACGCTCCTGAGGAAATGAAAAGGAACGGAGCTGAAGTTATTCACTTTGCGACGGGGATGGTAGTGGGTTATCCGCCTTGTCCACGGATTAATTATTTCAAAAAATTTATCGAAACAAAATTTGGATTGAAAATAATAGTTGGCATTCATCCTATTCCGGAGAAATACTTAATCACTCATTCAGCATTAAATACCTGGGATACACCAGAATGGCAGGAATGA
- a CDS encoding iron-molybdenum cofactor biosynthesis protein, whose product MSIEVKSQFTGKIAIATNDQHRVTGHIGRCRAFVVYEIDGEKIVGKEFRENNFTNHRRGGEHHHSHGEGGEHRHTHLIEGLKDCKYLISSRGGWRVVEDLKQHNISTLFTDVEMIEDAVNMFIKGELKNETDLVCNHSDH is encoded by the coding sequence ATGTCAATAGAAGTTAAATCACAATTCACTGGTAAAATCGCAATTGCAACGAACGACCAGCACAGAGTAACAGGACACATTGGAAGGTGCAGAGCCTTTGTGGTTTATGAAATTGATGGTGAAAAAATAGTCGGCAAAGAGTTTAGAGAAAACAATTTCACAAATCACAGAAGAGGCGGTGAACATCACCATTCTCATGGAGAAGGCGGTGAACACAGACACACACACCTGATTGAAGGATTAAAGGATTGTAAATATTTAATATCGAGCAGAGGAGGCTGGCGAGTTGTCGAGGATTTAAAACAGCACAATATCTCGACTCTCTTCACAGATGTAGAAATGATTGAAGATGCTGTGAATATGTTCATAAAAGGTGAACTTAAAAATGAAACTGATTTAGTCTGTAATCATAGCGATCATTAA
- a CDS encoding DUF134 domain-containing protein produces MPRPRKHRRICCNPSAYYFKPRGIPMYELQEIILDHDELESLRLADLLAYSHEKAAKEMKISRATFGRIVEAARKKVTDGILNGKAIRINEIE; encoded by the coding sequence ATGCCAAGACCAAGAAAACACAGAAGAATCTGCTGTAATCCATCAGCATATTATTTCAAACCACGGGGAATTCCAATGTATGAATTACAGGAAATAATTCTCGATCATGATGAACTGGAATCATTGAGGCTTGCTGACCTTCTCGCTTATTCTCATGAAAAAGCAGCAAAGGAAATGAAAATTTCCAGAGCTACTTTCGGACGGATTGTGGAAGCTGCACGGAAAAAAGTTACTGATGGAATCTTGAACGGAAAAGCTATCAGGATAAACGAAATAGAATAA
- a CDS encoding cytochrome c yields the protein MTKPQIWVAAFLAAFILLFILQKATKKEEAPTRDLSSQMNNQMSEENTTELTGEQLISNFGCTNCHGGELQGTPMAPALTNLSQYWGKERLLAYLRNPNDFMNDPRFKEYREKYPNQIMPPYGTKNIKDLGKIVDYLLER from the coding sequence ATGACTAAACCACAGATATGGGTAGCAGCGTTTTTAGCAGCATTTATTTTACTTTTTATTCTTCAGAAAGCAACAAAAAAGGAAGAAGCTCCAACGCGTGATCTCTCCTCTCAAATGAACAATCAAATGAGCGAAGAAAATACAACTGAGTTAACAGGTGAACAATTAATAAGTAATTTTGGATGCACAAATTGCCACGGTGGTGAATTACAGGGAACTCCAATGGCACCTGCTCTGACAAATTTATCTCAGTATTGGGGCAAAGAAAGACTTCTCGCCTACTTAAGAAATCCAAATGATTTTATGAATGATCCCAGGTTCAAAGAATACAGAGAAAAATATCCGAACCAGATAATGCCTCCATATGGAACTAAAAATATTAAGGACCTCGGGAAGATTGTTGATTATCTTTTAGAACGCTAG